GAGGGGGAGGTCTACAGCCAGAACGACAGCCTGCTGCCCTTCCAGGCGGGCGTTTTTCAACTGGCCTTCCTGGCGATGGACGACATGGGCGACGTGCAGCCGGCTCTGCCGCTCTTCGTGCAGCCCGTCGCGATCCGGTACCGCTTCACCCAGGATATGGGCCGCCAGATCGTTGAGTCTATGGACCATCTGGAGCGGCACTTGTCCCTCGATGGACCTCCCCCGGGGGACACGTACTCCCGCCTAAGGCGAATCGGTGATGCGGTCTTGACCTCTGCCGAGCGAACCTATGACCTCCCGCACGGGTCGTCCGATGACCTGAATCCGAGAATCGACGCCGTACGCAACAAGATCGTCGAGCGCGTGGCCGACGCCCTGCATCTTGATCCTGAGAGCCTGGGACCGACCCTGCCCGACAAGATGCGCGGCCTCATGAACCGGCTGAGCGGGGTGGTTCCGGACGACACGAAGGTTGATTCAACCTACCACGCGCGCTTGGTCGAGGAAGAGGCAACCAGGAACCGCCCGCTCATCCGCGACCTCAAGCGCCTGTCGAACTGGCTTGCGGTCCGCGACGGCTACGTGGGCGAGAATCCAACCCAGGAGCGCATGGTCGACACCCTGTGGCGGCTGGAGAGCGAGGTACTGGGCCGTCGGATGATCAAGGGCCGTCGGCAGTGCTCTGTCCGTCTGCCGGAGCCAATCGACCTGAGGGAATACGGGACGCAGTTCAAAGAGAACAAGCGCGAGGCCGTTCACGCGGTAACGGATCGTGTCGAGGCGAGCATTCAAGCGATGCTGGATGAGATGGGGAAGTAGGCCCCCTGGGCGCCTACCAAGGCGGTGGTTTTGGAAGGTCAGGCACGGGTAGCCCTCGTCTGCGACACAAGCGGGCGGCCCAAACGGGAGCCGAGTCGTCCGCATCGAAGAGGAGTTCCTGGGCGTAGCTGTCGGGCAATTTACGGCGTTTTCTGAGCATATCTGCTGTGCGCTCGCGACAGAACGAACAGGGGCTGCTCTCGAAAGCCTGAAGGAGTAGCGGATCGGTTTCAGGTCCAGGATTGTGCTTGCCAATATCTTGAATGTCCAGGACCATCATGTGCCGGTGCCAGCGTGACTTGACCATTATCATCTGCGGCAACAAGACCGCGCTGTCGCCCGTTCGCAGGTTCCGGCGGAACATCCCGAAGGCGTAGCCGCGGCGGGCGTCGTCCCCGAGGCAGTCGAAACCAAATGCGCGAACGCCCGGGTGCTCAACACTCTCTAGCACCAAGAACGCCGCATGCCTTAGCCTGGGGTCCTCGTGCGCAGTAAGGGGCATGAGAAGTCCTGGATCGAGGGGGAAGGGGGTTTTCAGGCGAAAGCAACGGAGCAGAAATCTTGCCTCGTTGGGGTCTGGCGTTTCGAGGGCGAGGTGTGCCGTGCGAATGAGCTCTTGTTGGCTGAGGTGCTGCACGAGCCGATAGGGCGGGCTAGAGAAGTTCGGGAATCGCTCGCGGTAGCTGAGCAGGGTTTCCAGGGAAACCACTTCCTTCTCCGCCTCCTCAATCTGGATCTCGCGCGTGCCCTTGACGGGTTGGAGCGGTTCCTCCGGCAGGAAGTCGGCGGCTTTGGCGAGCCATGGCGAGCGGCGAGCGAAGGTCCTTCGGATGCGCTGGGCTGTCTTCTCCCCAATCGTGCTATTCGCGGCGTAGTGAACGCCAAAGGCGCTTGGGTGCGCGGTTCTTCTGCGCCGCCAACGCCGCTCCAATTCGGCGAGAACCTCGCGATAGCCGTTTGCCCTCGAAATCTGCACCCAGGCTTGCGCCAGCGCCATCGATCGACGGTTGAAGGATTGGCGCCAGCGAGACTCGATGGCCTCCCGTGCGTCCCGGTTGCCCCGGTGCGCCAGTTCTGCCAACACATAGACTTGTTGGTCATGGGAACGGCAGGGCCATCGGCCGTCCAGTGCCTGAACCAAGGCTTGAACGTATACCTGCGGGTTACGCGAGAAGGCGATGCAATTCGCCAGATACCAGCCCTTACCGCTTTCGACCTGGCGGTCGAATTGTTGATTCTGAAGGCAGGCCTGAAGCAGGATGTCCTCGAAGCCTGCATCGGTATGGTCATAGAGCCATTTCGCGGCTCTCCCATGGCCGTCAGCGAGGAGTCTTCTGAATTCAGAGCGCGTCAGTGGGTCTTCTCCATAAGGTGTTGATCCGTTCTTACCCGGTTCTCGTGCCCACCAGACATCTCCTTAAGGCACCGATCGATCGAGTGAATTTCGGTCCGCCTCCACCAGGAATCTCGGATCAACGACGACGACCTCCTTTCCGCTTCTCAGCCTTCCCAGCACGCTGCCAAAGGAGCTGTGGCTGCGCTTGGGTTTCGGCCACTTCCTTGGCAGGTCGCACCGCAAGCCCGTCCCATCCTTGCGGTGGACCATCACGGAAGAAGTCGTAACGACGAACCGAGATTCAAGGTCCTTTGCCAGCCCGTTCGCCGCGCGCCTACCCCATTCGCAGTACCAAGCGATCAAGATCCCAATGGCAGCAGTGGCCCAGCCGGCCCAGACGTCAGCGGGTGTTTTGGCTTCGGGCCAAAGGATCGCAATCGTAAGGACGCCGACACCTAACATGGCGTTCATGAGGATCATCGTGCCTGCCAGCATATCTGCCTCGGCCTGATGGCGTCTCGGAGCGGCATAGCGATAGGCTCTGCCAGGTCCTAGCTGCACGGCAAGGGGCCGTCCAGCATTGGCCGCCATGAACTCGAAGTAGGGTCTCGTGTCATCGCCATATCGGGTTTCAAACGCTCCGGGCCACCTCAGCCTGGCCAAGCCAACGAGCCCAAGAAAGCCCAGAATTGCACCGACGCTTGTGACGCCTCCAAGGACCAGGACGCCGTTCATACTCACGAATGGCTGCAAGATCGAGATTGGAGGCACATCGGTTCTGAAACTCTTGGACACCGAAGCCAGCGCAAAGAAGGAAGGCAGCCCCAGGATGACTCCAACCGACAAGAAGACCCTCGCGAGCCCTGCATTCGGAGGCTTAGGAGCCGCGGACGCTCGCTCCCACGGCCAGCGCAGGCGGTTTGCGTCGGGCGGCATCCGGTCCTCGATCCTCTTGATGAGGTCCAGCTTCTCCCACTTCCCAGCCCTTGATTGGCGCACCACGGGAACAGTGAGCAAGACTCGCCCACCGTCATCGAGAAGGTCGATGTGCGCGTAGTCGCGGCCGAAGAAGGTCTGCCCACGGTACTTCATCCCGCGCAGGGTGCTCCATGGAATTCGGCTCCCTTCACGTCCGCGACGGAAAATGACCAGCGCATCCTCATCCAGCCTCACCGCCCAACCCGAAGATCGGATGATCTCGTTCAGAGCGCCAGAGGCCATCAGGAGGAAGAAGGTGCCAAACAGAAAGCCAAACGGTCCCAATGAGTTCTTGTCGCCGGGGAACGGAAAGAGGGCGCCATAGAGAGCCAGAACGGCAAGCCCAAGAAAGAAGATGCCGGCTATCCAGGCCCCGGTCACTTGTGGCTTGGCCAGTAACGGAATCTGGCCATCGGATCGATCTGGCATATCGCCCATGGGGTTCTATCCAGCATTACGAAAGGGCATTCTTGAAGGATGCATCGCACGGTGGCAAGATCACTTGCGTCCTACGAAGTCGGAACCAGCTCTGATGGCACGCTCGCATCACCACGCCAGGGCAGTTCGGCCCCTGGACCCAATTCTCAGAGTATTGAAGGCGATCGAAGACAAAGGCGGGCTTACTTGGCCAATTCGGCCAGACATCAACCCATTTGCTGGCGAACGACGGCAAAACACGAAATTGCACAGGCTGGGGAAGGCTGTCAGGTTCACCATGCGTGAAGAT
The genomic region above belongs to Armatimonadota bacterium and contains:
- a CDS encoding 1-acyl-sn-glycerol-3-phosphate acyltransferase codes for the protein MLEPPERPKKRLAFRPPKRSALWLGLCELFLPTILKRGFGIESVHYEPHELERFRHLTSERLLITPNHPTHAEPVVMFHLAKTVGRPFYYLSNREGFGLAWGLLGFLLQRCGAYSILRGAPDRESFKTTRRILSQAMGPLVIFPEGEVYSQNDSLLPFQAGVFQLAFLAMDDMGDVQPALPLFVQPVAIRYRFTQDMGRQIVESMDHLERHLSLDGPPPGDTYSRLRRIGDAVLTSAERTYDLPHGSSDDLNPRIDAVRNKIVERVADALHLDPESLGPTLPDKMRGLMNRLSGVVPDDTKVDSTYHARLVEEEATRNRPLIRDLKRLSNWLAVRDGYVGENPTQERMVDTLWRLESEVLGRRMIKGRRQCSVRLPEPIDLREYGTQFKENKREAVHAVTDRVEASIQAMLDEMGK